One region of Permianibacter fluminis genomic DNA includes:
- a CDS encoding SAM-dependent methyltransferase, which produces MTAKKGELVVVGTGISFGHLTMEAKAQIERADIVLAAIPNGVMADYLLQLNPQTESLMSLYGDGRTRPQTYEAMTQRIIDEVQAGKYVCTVFYGHPGVFVTPTHEAIRRLRALGYRARMLPGISAEDCLFADLGIDPSDNGCVSYEATAFLFSRRPIDPTVTMLLWQIGIVGECTLTEYAPGPNAMRVIQNMLLTQFPPDHRLCIYEAASIPGLPTRIDWFPLADLLSIATKPYSTLLIPALCLPEFASERLAELGLSEQDLAAFSPA; this is translated from the coding sequence ATGACGGCAAAAAAAGGCGAACTGGTAGTAGTCGGCACCGGCATCAGTTTTGGTCACTTGACCATGGAAGCAAAAGCGCAAATTGAACGCGCCGACATCGTGCTTGCGGCAATTCCGAATGGCGTGATGGCGGATTATCTGTTGCAGCTCAATCCGCAGACCGAAAGCCTGATGTCGCTGTATGGCGACGGCCGCACCCGACCGCAAACCTACGAAGCGATGACGCAGCGCATCATCGATGAAGTACAGGCCGGGAAGTATGTCTGCACGGTGTTCTACGGTCATCCCGGCGTCTTTGTCACGCCCACTCATGAAGCCATCCGGCGCTTGCGGGCGCTGGGCTACCGGGCCCGGATGTTGCCCGGTATCTCGGCCGAAGATTGCCTGTTTGCCGACCTGGGCATCGATCCGTCCGACAACGGTTGCGTGTCGTACGAAGCGACCGCCTTCCTGTTCTCGCGTCGGCCGATCGATCCCACCGTTACCATGTTGCTGTGGCAAATTGGCATCGTCGGTGAATGCACCTTGACCGAATACGCACCGGGCCCGAATGCCATGCGGGTCATCCAGAACATGCTGCTCACGCAATTTCCGCCAGACCACCGCCTGTGTATTTACGAAGCGGCCTCCATTCCGGGCCTTCCGACCCGCATCGACTGGTTTCCGCTGGCCGATTTGCTCTCGATTGCGACCAAACCGTATAGTACCTTGCTGATTCCAGCCCTGTGCTTGCCCGAGTTTGCCAGCGAGCGCCTGGCTGAGCTGGGTTTGAGCGAACAGGATCTGGCCGCCTTTTCGCCGGCTTGA
- a CDS encoding DEAD/DEAH box helicase, with product MSFTTLGLSEPLLRAVAEQGYETPSPIQAQAIPAVLTGRDIMAAAQTGTGKTAGFTLPLLQRLLQSGKEQGKKVSPNCIRALVLTPTRELAAQVQESVATYGKHLPLRSAVVFGGVGINPQMMAMRKGVDVLVATPGRLLDLYNQRAVRFNEVEILVLDEADRMLDMGFIHDIKKVLALLPKQRQNLLFSATFSGEIRTLAAGLLQNPLQIDVAPRNTTAERIEQTVYAVDRGRKTELLSKLIRDHNWEQVLVFTRTKHGANRLAEKLERDGITAAAIHGNKSQGARTKALADFKASNVRVLVATDIAARGLDIEQLPHVVNFELPNVAEDYVHRIGRTGRAGASGEAVSLVERDEEKLLKAIERLTKQSLPRQIVPGFKPDPNAPRQPDEDERPARPPQARRARPAGAKSDGSRSGKSTEGQARSGHAPKTNKPHPQQGSLRRSAQPASGRHRQARPAGSDKP from the coding sequence ATGTCCTTTACCACTCTCGGTCTGTCCGAGCCCTTGTTGCGCGCCGTTGCCGAGCAAGGTTACGAAACCCCGTCACCGATTCAGGCGCAGGCCATTCCGGCCGTGTTGACCGGTCGCGACATCATGGCTGCCGCGCAAACCGGCACCGGCAAAACCGCCGGCTTTACCTTGCCGCTGTTGCAGCGCTTGCTGCAGTCGGGCAAGGAGCAAGGCAAGAAAGTCTCGCCGAATTGCATTCGCGCCCTAGTGCTGACGCCGACCCGCGAACTCGCGGCGCAAGTGCAGGAAAGTGTCGCGACCTATGGCAAGCATCTGCCGCTGCGTTCGGCGGTGGTGTTTGGTGGCGTCGGCATCAATCCGCAAATGATGGCGATGCGCAAAGGCGTCGACGTGCTGGTGGCAACACCGGGCCGTTTGCTGGATCTGTACAACCAGCGCGCCGTGCGTTTCAACGAAGTTGAAATTCTGGTGCTGGATGAAGCCGATCGCATGCTCGACATGGGCTTTATCCACGACATCAAGAAAGTGCTGGCGCTGTTGCCGAAACAGCGGCAGAACCTGTTGTTCTCGGCAACGTTTTCCGGCGAAATCCGCACCCTCGCTGCCGGGTTGTTGCAGAACCCACTGCAAATCGACGTCGCGCCGCGCAACACCACGGCCGAGCGCATCGAGCAAACCGTTTATGCGGTCGATCGCGGTCGCAAGACCGAGCTGCTCAGCAAACTGATTCGTGATCACAACTGGGAGCAGGTGCTGGTGTTCACCCGCACCAAGCATGGCGCCAATCGGCTCGCTGAGAAACTGGAGCGCGATGGCATCACCGCCGCCGCGATTCACGGCAACAAGAGCCAGGGCGCCCGCACCAAGGCGCTGGCCGATTTCAAGGCCAGCAATGTCCGGGTACTGGTTGCGACCGACATTGCTGCGCGCGGTCTCGACATCGAGCAACTGCCGCATGTGGTCAATTTTGAATTGCCGAACGTCGCCGAAGATTACGTACACCGCATCGGTCGTACCGGCCGTGCCGGTGCCAGCGGTGAAGCCGTATCGCTGGTCGAGCGCGACGAAGAAAAATTGCTGAAAGCCATTGAACGGCTGACCAAGCAAAGCTTGCCGCGTCAGATCGTGCCGGGCTTCAAACCGGATCCGAACGCACCGCGTCAACCGGATGAAGACGAGCGGCCCGCACGGCCGCCGCAAGCGCGTCGGGCGCGACCGGCTGGCGCAAAAAGTGACGGTAGCCGCAGCGGCAAGAGCACCGAAGGCCAAGCCCGCAGCGGTCATGCCCCGAAAACCAACAAGCCACATCCGCAGCAGGGCAGTTTGCGCCGAAGCGCACAACCGGCGTCTGGTCGGCATCGGCAAGCGCGTCCGGCCGGCAGCGACAAGCCGTAA
- a CDS encoding ATP-binding protein — MRLGQLLRWVILALLLQLSVSAQAALTEQSANELYQRWQQLPAAEQLPAAVDLVGYYSRQDTARAIALADLALQRFSEQTDPVAIAMLRNDRAYAQYFAGNSAAALTEVINNERFAEQRGFTAIAARAAMIQGYIYRDAGLSEQALVAQQRALQAYEKTDDVERRGGTLKAIAVLLIDLRQFAPAESYIGLINKLLQEHPELPYLQMSVPELRGLTESVQGRHEQALQAYQSALALASANGDKLATHIYHAAVGHELLQLNRPTEALQHAERGLALMMATGNNARDVNLLRIKANAMVQLKRYNEARSLLQELRDKASQRNDQANLVIILDDLYALEKQQGQLSQALVYLEQAGDLRQTLIDERSTQRAALLDAAFNSERKSRQIELLSAENRVQQLELQQQRQGFMLVVIVSILLLSLATFYYLRRQHKLELRREQSHIVHLRELDAVKDRVLANTSHELRTPLNGIVGLSELLLAEPLEPHAREYAAMISDSGRRLTEVVDELLESAHLRSGNAMFDCQSVDIREPLNKALLICLPQIQKKSLLLRNHVTGELPRVWVDPARIQQVFINLLNNACKFTDHGAIDIHAECLPDAVRVSIKDTGVGVPKEFHERIFESFVQVDGSMSRKYGGTGLGLTICKQLIEHQGGQIGLISTPGQGSTFWFSLPLAPRNGAVS; from the coding sequence ATGCGCCTTGGTCAGCTGCTGCGCTGGGTCATCCTGGCGCTGCTGCTGCAATTGTCGGTCAGTGCCCAGGCGGCACTGACCGAGCAATCGGCCAACGAGCTGTACCAACGCTGGCAGCAACTGCCTGCCGCAGAGCAGTTACCGGCTGCAGTGGATCTGGTGGGCTACTACAGCCGCCAGGACACCGCTCGTGCCATCGCACTGGCCGATCTGGCCTTGCAACGGTTTTCCGAACAGACCGATCCGGTCGCCATCGCCATGCTGCGCAATGATCGCGCTTATGCCCAGTATTTTGCCGGCAACTCCGCTGCCGCGCTCACCGAGGTGATCAACAACGAGCGGTTCGCTGAACAGCGAGGGTTCACTGCCATTGCGGCGCGTGCCGCCATGATCCAGGGCTACATCTATCGTGATGCCGGGTTATCGGAGCAGGCGCTGGTGGCGCAGCAGCGGGCGCTGCAGGCATACGAAAAGACGGACGATGTAGAACGGCGCGGCGGCACTTTGAAGGCTATCGCAGTTCTGCTGATTGATCTGCGCCAGTTTGCGCCAGCGGAAAGTTACATCGGCCTGATCAACAAACTGCTGCAGGAACACCCCGAGCTACCCTATTTGCAAATGTCGGTACCCGAGCTGCGCGGCTTGACTGAAAGCGTCCAGGGACGCCACGAGCAAGCCCTGCAGGCCTACCAGTCGGCGCTGGCGCTGGCTAGCGCCAATGGCGACAAGCTGGCAACGCACATCTATCACGCCGCCGTTGGCCACGAGCTGTTGCAACTCAACCGCCCGACCGAAGCGCTGCAGCACGCCGAGCGCGGTCTGGCGCTGATGATGGCAACCGGCAACAACGCCCGCGACGTCAACTTGCTGCGCATCAAGGCCAACGCCATGGTGCAGCTGAAGCGCTATAACGAAGCGCGCAGCCTGTTGCAGGAGCTGCGCGACAAAGCCAGCCAGCGTAATGATCAAGCCAATCTGGTCATCATCCTCGATGATCTCTATGCCCTGGAAAAGCAGCAGGGCCAATTGTCCCAGGCGCTGGTATATCTGGAACAGGCGGGTGATCTCCGGCAAACCCTGATTGATGAGCGCAGCACCCAGCGTGCAGCGCTGCTGGATGCTGCATTCAACAGCGAACGCAAAAGCCGGCAGATTGAATTACTCAGCGCCGAGAACCGGGTGCAGCAGCTGGAACTGCAGCAACAGCGTCAGGGATTCATGTTGGTGGTCATTGTCAGCATTTTGTTGCTGTCGCTGGCGACGTTCTACTACCTTCGCCGGCAGCACAAACTGGAACTGCGCCGTGAGCAGAGCCATATCGTGCATTTGCGCGAGCTGGATGCCGTCAAGGACCGGGTACTGGCCAATACCTCGCATGAACTGCGCACGCCGCTGAACGGAATTGTTGGCTTGTCAGAATTGCTGTTGGCCGAGCCGCTGGAGCCGCATGCCCGCGAATACGCGGCGATGATTTCCGACAGTGGCCGGCGCCTGACCGAGGTCGTCGATGAACTGCTGGAGTCGGCCCATTTGCGCAGTGGCAACGCCATGTTCGATTGCCAGTCGGTCGATATTCGCGAGCCGCTGAACAAGGCGCTGTTGATCTGCCTGCCGCAGATCCAGAAAAAATCCCTGCTGCTGCGCAATCATGTCACCGGTGAATTGCCGCGGGTCTGGGTCGATCCGGCCCGTATCCAGCAGGTGTTCATCAATCTGCTGAACAATGCCTGCAAATTCACCGATCACGGCGCCATCGATATCCACGCTGAATGCTTGCCCGATGCGGTCCGGGTCAGCATCAAGGACACCGGTGTCGGCGTGCCAAAAGAATTTCACGAGCGCATTTTTGAATCGTTTGTCCAGGTCGATGGTTCGATGTCTCGCAAATACGGTGGCACCGGTTTGGGTCTGACCATCTGCAAGCAGTTGATCGAACACCAGGGCGGCCAAATTGGCCTGATCTCGACGCCCGGACAGGGCAGTACGTTCTGGTTCAGTTTGCCGTTGGCGCCGCGCAACGGCGCAGTATCCTGA
- a CDS encoding saccharopine dehydrogenase family protein has protein sequence MSASGFLIYGANGYTGELIARQAKLQGLQPVLAGRNRGKLEALANELGFAYRVFALETPAQIAAQLTGIETVLHCAGPFSATAAPMMAACLQAKVNYLDITGEISVFEHAQTLDAAAKQAGVVICPGVGFDVVPTDCVASALKAALPDATQLALGFDSRSSFSPGTAKTSVEGLAQGGKIREGGVIKTVPLAAKTRRIDFGNGEKLAMTIPWGDVSTAYHSTGIPNIEVYIPASPALVSKLKRLNWIRALLGLGFVQAFMKKQIEKKVRGPSESVRSQARTYVWGEARNASGASKTARIEVPNGYTLTVHAALAVVAHLEHYKGPGGAFTPSRLVDANLICRLPGAGALQLQ, from the coding sequence ATGAGTGCTAGCGGATTCTTGATTTACGGCGCCAACGGCTACACCGGCGAACTGATTGCCCGGCAAGCCAAGCTGCAAGGTTTGCAGCCGGTGCTGGCTGGCCGCAATCGCGGCAAGCTGGAAGCCTTGGCGAATGAGCTCGGCTTTGCCTATCGGGTCTTTGCGCTGGAGACGCCGGCGCAGATCGCCGCGCAGCTGACCGGAATCGAAACCGTCTTGCATTGTGCCGGACCGTTTTCCGCGACCGCCGCGCCCATGATGGCGGCTTGCCTGCAGGCGAAAGTGAATTACCTCGACATCACCGGCGAGATCAGCGTGTTTGAACACGCGCAGACGCTGGACGCTGCCGCAAAACAAGCCGGCGTCGTGATCTGTCCCGGCGTCGGTTTTGATGTGGTGCCAACCGATTGCGTCGCCAGTGCCTTGAAAGCGGCGCTGCCGGATGCCACCCAGCTCGCGCTCGGTTTTGATTCCCGTTCCAGTTTCAGTCCCGGCACCGCCAAGACCTCGGTCGAGGGGTTGGCGCAAGGCGGCAAAATCCGCGAAGGTGGCGTGATCAAAACGGTGCCACTGGCAGCCAAGACTCGTCGCATCGATTTTGGCAACGGCGAAAAACTGGCGATGACCATTCCCTGGGGCGATGTCTCGACTGCTTATCACAGCACCGGCATTCCCAACATCGAAGTCTATATCCCGGCATCGCCTGCGTTGGTCAGCAAGCTGAAGCGACTGAACTGGATCCGGGCGCTGCTGGGCCTCGGTTTTGTCCAGGCGTTCATGAAAAAGCAGATTGAAAAGAAAGTGCGCGGGCCAAGTGAAAGCGTGCGCAGTCAGGCGCGCACCTACGTGTGGGGCGAAGCGCGCAACGCGAGTGGCGCGAGCAAAACCGCCCGCATCGAGGTGCCGAATGGTTACACGCTGACCGTGCACGCAGCGTTGGCTGTGGTCGCCCACCTGGAGCACTACAAAGGGCCGGGCGGCGCCTTCACGCCCTCACGGTTGGTCGATGCGAACCTGATCTGCCGATTGCCGGGGGCCGGCGCCCTGCAGCTGCAATAG
- a CDS encoding SDR family oxidoreductase: protein MTHVVAITGAGSGLGRALALRYAARGSAVAIAGRNIDKLLETRAQLEAMKATVFSWRCDVTDEDSVRSFVDATVHQLGRIDVFVNNAGYAHAGHIVDTPVADWQALFDTNLFGVVRACRAVIPQMRQQRAGHLVNIASFAGIANAPTMAAYNASKAALISLSETLRMELHDDGIGVTVACPSFFDTDLHLSLQTPNPEMRGVVERLIKRSGFTAEQIADDILRAVDKKKFLVLSQPQSKRLYWLKRLSTGLYVRAMLNYIRQRNAKAAAYQQQKNQAATTLGKSS, encoded by the coding sequence ATGACCCACGTGGTTGCCATCACCGGTGCCGGGAGCGGCCTCGGTCGCGCGCTGGCGCTGCGCTATGCGGCGCGTGGTAGCGCGGTCGCGATCGCCGGTCGCAATATCGACAAATTGCTGGAAACGCGCGCGCAACTGGAAGCAATGAAGGCGACCGTGTTCAGCTGGCGCTGTGATGTCACCGACGAAGACAGTGTGCGCAGCTTTGTCGACGCGACGGTGCATCAATTGGGTCGCATCGATGTCTTCGTCAATAACGCCGGCTATGCCCACGCCGGTCATATTGTTGATACGCCGGTTGCCGATTGGCAGGCGCTGTTTGATACCAACCTGTTCGGTGTGGTGCGCGCCTGCCGCGCCGTGATTCCGCAGATGCGGCAACAGCGCGCCGGTCATCTGGTCAATATCGCCTCGTTTGCCGGCATTGCCAATGCGCCAACCATGGCGGCTTACAACGCCAGCAAGGCAGCGCTGATTTCCTTGTCGGAAACGCTGCGGATGGAACTGCATGACGACGGCATCGGGGTGACGGTTGCCTGCCCGTCATTTTTCGATACCGATTTGCATCTGAGCCTGCAGACTCCGAATCCGGAAATGCGCGGCGTGGTCGAGCGGCTGATCAAGCGCTCCGGCTTTACCGCCGAACAAATCGCCGATGACATTCTTCGCGCGGTCGACAAAAAGAAATTTCTTGTGCTCAGCCAGCCGCAAAGCAAACGGCTGTATTGGCTCAAACGCTTGTCGACCGGTTTGTATGTGCGCGCCATGCTGAATTACATCCGTCAGCGTAACGCCAAAGCGGCCGCTTATCAGCAGCAGAAAAATCAGGCTGCCACCACTTTGGGAAAATCGTCATGA